One Methanolobus sp. WCC4 DNA segment encodes these proteins:
- a CDS encoding pyridoxamine 5'-phosphate oxidase family protein has protein sequence MPGNLPETKKSRGSIQKETYSNGINEMTDELHEKIIEIVSSCKDMAISTVREDGWPQVNTVSFVNMGPDIYFETSKYTSKAKNIARDPRVSIAIWPFYERFVDGCGISLAGYAEGVNDEAVAREFHRLLLEKTPELANITDNDGNKVFPDPNMILYHIRMTMMSVLDFSKGFGHADLVLFDDSGNASRA, from the coding sequence ATGCCTGGCAATTTACCAGAAACTAAGAAAAGCCGTGGATCAATACAGAAAGAAACCTATTCAAATGGTATCAATGAGATGACTGACGAATTGCATGAGAAGATCATCGAGATCGTCTCGTCCTGTAAGGATATGGCGATCTCCACCGTGCGGGAAGATGGCTGGCCACAGGTGAACACCGTCAGCTTCGTGAATATGGGACCAGACATTTACTTTGAAACCTCCAAATACACTTCGAAGGCGAAGAACATAGCACGTGACCCTCGAGTTTCGATCGCCATCTGGCCTTTCTATGAGAGATTCGTAGATGGATGCGGTATTTCGCTGGCCGGATACGCCGAAGGAGTGAACGACGAAGCAGTGGCCAGGGAGTTTCACCGCCTGTTGCTTGAAAAAACGCCAGAACTTGCGAATATAACCGACAACGACGGTAACAAGGTCTTCCCCGACCCCAATATGATCCTGTATCACATCCGTATGACCATGATGTCTGTTCTCGACTTCTCAAAGGGGTTCGGACATGCCGACCTCGTCCTCTTTGACGACAGCGGTAATGCGAGTAGAGCCTGA
- a CDS encoding CRISPR-associated endonuclease Cas1, protein MYALLEAECLRAFNIAGLDAHVGFLHEMNPGFHCLSVLSYSGKMKQFSG, encoded by the coding sequence ATGTATGCTCTCCTTGAAGCTGAATGCCTAAGAGCCTTTAATATAGCAGGTCTTGATGCTCATGTTGGATTCTTACATGAGATGAATCCTGGTTTTCATTGTTTGTCTGTTCTTTCTTATTCAGGAAAGATGAAACAGTTTTCTGGATGA
- a CDS encoding acetate uptake transporter: MDETLIKDITANPAPLGLMGFGMTTVLLNLHNTGLFGLGSMILAMGLFYGGIAQMIAGIMEWKKGNTFGTTAFTSYGMFWLTLVFIVIAPQFGLGEAPGALEMAAYLFMWGLFTFGMFIGTFKANRALQIVFATLTLLFLLLAIAEFTGYGSIKQFAGYEGIFCGFSAIYLALAEVINEKFGRTILPLGE; this comes from the coding sequence ATGGATGAAACTTTGATAAAGGACATAACAGCAAACCCGGCTCCATTGGGATTGATGGGATTCGGGATGACCACGGTATTACTTAATTTACATAACACAGGACTATTCGGACTTGGGTCAATGATCCTGGCTATGGGCCTGTTCTATGGAGGGATAGCTCAAATGATAGCAGGCATTATGGAGTGGAAAAAAGGCAACACCTTCGGGACAACAGCATTCACTTCATACGGAATGTTCTGGCTTACTCTTGTCTTTATAGTCATAGCACCTCAATTTGGTCTGGGAGAGGCTCCAGGCGCGCTCGAAATGGCTGCATACCTGTTCATGTGGGGACTGTTCACTTTTGGAATGTTCATAGGAACTTTCAAAGCTAACAGAGCCTTACAGATAGTTTTTGCAACATTGACATTGCTATTCCTGCTGCTGGCAATAGCCGAGTTCACAGGATATGGGTCCATAAAACAGTTTGCTGGTTACGAAGGTATCTTCTGTGGTTTTAGTGCGATCTATCTGGCTCTGGCTGAAGTGATCAATGAAAAATTCGGTAGAACGATTCTGCCACTGGGAGAATAA
- a CDS encoding acetyl-coenzyme A synthetase N-terminal domain-containing protein: protein MSDNFDVKLDSKNYYPDPSAKENSWIQDYEKIYSESLKDPEKHWDSVAEELGWFKLHYNVINNKFQEVSVWMKL, encoded by the coding sequence ATGTCTGATAATTTTGACGTAAAACTGGACAGTAAAAACTATTATCCTGATCCATCAGCAAAGGAAAATTCCTGGATACAGGATTATGAAAAGATTTATAGTGAATCTCTTAAGGACCCTGAAAAGCACTGGGACAGTGTTGCAGAAGAACTTGGTTGGTTCAAATTACACTATAATGTCATTAATAATAAATTTCAGGAGGTATCAGTATGGATGAAACTTTGA
- a CDS encoding class I SAM-dependent methyltransferase codes for MESQSPIFEIFDGLPRQGPGSNECTEKAFNMLSSLPAGTKILDIGCGAGMQTIHLAKICKDCHITATDIYQPFLDKLMENAAKEGVADRITTVCASMDELPFEAGEFDVIWAEGSIFILGLEKGISYWKQFLSSGGYMAITENTWFTDEPSLEVVEFWQEIYPGIMNIPDTEKVITAAGYDVIDHFKLPVSVWHEFYDHLEKRVDDIGDKYKGNTEAEMILEFNRREIKLFRERPDEYGYAFYIFQKNK; via the coding sequence ATGGAATCGCAATCACCAATCTTTGAGATATTTGATGGATTACCCAGACAGGGTCCGGGTAGTAATGAATGTACTGAAAAAGCCTTTAATATGCTTTCTTCCCTTCCAGCAGGCACTAAGATCCTTGATATTGGATGTGGTGCAGGCATGCAGACAATACATCTTGCGAAGATCTGCAAGGATTGTCACATCACTGCAACTGACATTTACCAGCCTTTTCTGGACAAACTGATGGAGAATGCAGCTAAAGAAGGAGTTGCAGACAGGATTACCACAGTTTGTGCTTCCATGGATGAACTTCCCTTTGAAGCAGGAGAATTCGACGTGATCTGGGCAGAAGGCTCCATCTTTATCCTTGGTTTAGAAAAGGGGATCAGCTACTGGAAACAGTTCCTTAGTAGTGGTGGCTATATGGCAATTACAGAGAACACATGGTTCACGGACGAACCTTCTCTGGAAGTTGTTGAATTCTGGCAGGAAATATATCCTGGTATAATGAACATACCTGACACTGAGAAAGTAATCACAGCAGCAGGATATGATGTCATTGACCACTTTAAACTGCCAGTTTCAGTCTGGCATGAGTTTTACGACCACCTTGAAAAAAGGGTCGATGATATCGGCGATAAATATAAAGGGAACACCGAAGCAGAAATGATACTTGAATTTAACAGAAGAGAGATAAAACTCTTCAGGGAACGCCCGGATGAATATGGTTATGCATTCTACATTTTTCAGAAGAATAAATAA
- a CDS encoding helix-turn-helix domain-containing protein has protein sequence MDEKLLANIGLNKYESTVYWTLLKKGELEASKLSQLSRVPIGRIYEILRNLNKYGLVEIKPSRPRKYRTVDLKIAFELMYKRREEEALNELKLLREALDEIERQLSNDDSPKHVETIFWPDKFHDDELKETVTSFFEDIEHEICVVTPLKYKPGVSDQYDDSMSIFSRAYLDLAQRGIHVKILDSHSQLLPSIKELVDPIEDGSVKDHLKEFLEIRILETEHDFVIFDSKTLFLDIEDQIDTGTSLGMTQIHDESYTKRFKAKFEDLWTKGKRFDLA, from the coding sequence ATGGATGAAAAGTTGCTTGCAAATATCGGTTTGAACAAATATGAAAGCACCGTTTACTGGACGCTTTTGAAAAAAGGAGAGCTGGAAGCAAGTAAATTATCACAGTTATCACGGGTTCCCATTGGAAGGATCTATGAGATCTTGCGGAATCTGAACAAGTATGGCCTTGTGGAGATAAAACCTTCAAGGCCACGAAAATACAGAACTGTTGATCTGAAGATCGCTTTTGAACTCATGTACAAAAGAAGAGAAGAGGAAGCACTCAATGAGCTCAAACTACTCAGGGAAGCACTTGATGAGATCGAACGGCAACTTTCCAATGACGATTCACCAAAGCATGTTGAAACAATATTCTGGCCCGACAAGTTCCATGATGATGAACTAAAAGAGACAGTTACTTCATTTTTTGAGGATATTGAGCACGAAATATGTGTTGTTACTCCCCTTAAGTATAAGCCAGGAGTATCTGATCAATATGATGATTCAATGTCGATATTCAGCAGGGCGTACTTAGATCTGGCACAACGTGGAATTCATGTTAAGATACTGGATTCCCACTCTCAACTGTTGCCGTCAATAAAAGAACTTGTTGATCCAATTGAAGATGGATCAGTAAAGGACCACTTAAAGGAGTTCCTGGAAATAAGAATTCTGGAAACTGAGCATGATTTCGTGATCTTTGATTCAAAGACCCTCTTCCTTGATATTGAAGACCAGATCGATACGGGTACCAGTCTCGGTATGACGCAAATCCATGATGAGTCATATACAAAGCGTTTCAAGGCTAAATTCGAAGACCTCTGGACTAAGGGGAAACGATTCGATCTTGCATGA
- a CDS encoding MarR family transcriptional regulator codes for MHDNNFSGKFISYLHRYGQIYIDKKIEPYGIGSGQFSFLVRLYHEDGVNQECLSNYLKIDKATTTRAIKKLVDEGYVLRKTDEKDKRSYLIFLTDKAKELEPEMKKIAAEWENILFSGFDENEREDIVRSLEIMFRNVSEIMQDK; via the coding sequence ATGCATGACAATAATTTCAGCGGGAAGTTCATCTCATATCTCCACCGATACGGACAGATCTATATTGATAAAAAGATCGAACCATATGGCATAGGAAGTGGACAGTTCTCTTTCCTTGTGCGATTGTACCACGAGGATGGTGTCAATCAGGAATGTCTTTCAAATTACCTGAAGATCGACAAGGCCACTACTACGAGAGCTATAAAGAAACTCGTTGATGAGGGCTATGTTCTCAGAAAGACAGATGAAAAGGACAAACGGTCTTACCTGATATTCCTTACTGATAAGGCGAAAGAGCTGGAACCTGAGATGAAAAAGATAGCTGCAGAATGGGAGAATATCCTCTTCTCGGGTTTTGATGAAAATGAAAGAGAAGATATCGTGAGATCACTCGAAATTATGTTCAGGAACGTATCCGAAATAATGCAGGATAAATAG
- a CDS encoding MFS transporter codes for MEFKRTHLLMLCVTAFFAMAGSAILAPVLPEMVAPLNTTSHEIGLMISVYTISTAIFTLVIGHFIDRVNRKRILVPCLVLYGLMGLISYFVSDLQSLLIMRFIQGIGVAGMMSLSMLIIGDVYKGHDSLHAMSRVSMAIAIGTVSAPLIGGGLAILGWNYPFLFYALSLPFAVLVIFFLPETSVKKENDSHKGIINVLPALRDLRILYTVFLSFAIFFLLFSVVIYMPFMLKATFAYTAKQAGYVLAFQGMAVIIMASRVKVLVAKYSMIQVITAGFALVGLAILSIPFANSIVTVLLLMLIFGAGYGLAQTTNDAQIIRISPPESRGGVLSMHNTMKYTGQSLSPIVLGVVLLHSNLDTVFMISGILGLLIALTTYLMKGQFERTDDVHVKNTKISLPYSACPEPLDDR; via the coding sequence ATGGAATTTAAACGAACGCACCTTCTAATGCTTTGTGTCACTGCCTTTTTTGCAATGGCAGGGAGTGCTATTTTAGCACCGGTGTTGCCAGAGATGGTGGCACCTCTGAATACAACATCCCATGAGATCGGACTGATGATATCGGTCTACACGATATCGACAGCTATTTTCACTCTGGTGATCGGCCATTTCATTGACCGGGTGAACCGCAAGCGTATACTTGTTCCATGCCTTGTATTATATGGCCTGATGGGACTTATCAGTTATTTTGTCTCTGATCTGCAATCACTTCTTATCATGAGGTTCATACAGGGTATTGGTGTAGCAGGAATGATGTCTTTGTCCATGCTGATCATAGGGGATGTGTACAAAGGTCATGATAGTTTACATGCAATGAGCAGGGTTAGTATGGCTATTGCCATTGGAACGGTATCTGCCCCTCTTATAGGCGGAGGGCTGGCAATTCTGGGATGGAACTATCCATTTCTTTTCTATGCACTTTCACTGCCATTCGCTGTTCTTGTAATATTTTTCCTTCCTGAAACAAGTGTAAAGAAAGAAAATGATAGCCATAAAGGTATAATTAATGTACTTCCGGCACTCAGGGATCTGCGAATACTATATACAGTCTTCCTGAGCTTTGCTATCTTCTTCCTGTTATTTTCAGTGGTTATCTACATGCCTTTTATGCTTAAGGCTACATTTGCTTATACAGCAAAGCAAGCAGGATATGTATTGGCTTTCCAGGGAATGGCTGTTATTATAATGGCATCCCGTGTAAAGGTCCTGGTCGCAAAGTATTCGATGATACAGGTTATTACCGCCGGTTTTGCACTTGTCGGACTGGCAATACTCTCTATTCCATTTGCAAATTCAATTGTAACAGTTCTTCTTCTAATGTTGATATTCGGGGCAGGCTATGGGCTTGCTCAAACCACAAATGATGCACAGATAATTCGTATCTCTCCTCCTGAATCAAGAGGAGGCGTATTATCTATGCACAATACTATGAAGTACACCGGTCAGAGTCTTTCACCCATAGTGCTAGGTGTAGTCCTGCTACATTCTAACCTTGACACGGTCTTTATGATATCAGGAATCCTGGGTTTGCTTATTGCTCTGACAACATATCTGATGAAGGGGCAATTTGAAAGAACAGATGATGTACATGTCAAAAATACGAAAATATCATTGCCGTATTCAGCCTGTCCTGAACCGCTGGATGATAGGTAG
- a CDS encoding dienelactone hydrolase family protein: MILFVSSSGCINDTNEVANEMTDNTEELTGSGDFQVEGTEVMIISANLSYPTYVAAPITEDRKPAIILIHSFRGMEPGYIELIDRFASDGYVVVAPEWQSFETSPSDEVVEQLIRDSVDYARTRSDVNTDLLGLTGFCAGGRYTMLLLPEIKDFNSGVAWYGFPYSGGDENRPFAPADVIEGLDAPMLIIHGTHDQPSNISDIYRYCTELDNAGKYFELKVYQGQPHGFMLEDGQLSQSFEAEDAYWQMVTFFDRTLG; the protein is encoded by the coding sequence ATGATATTATTTGTTAGTTCATCCGGTTGTATCAATGATACAAATGAAGTTGCCAATGAAATGACAGATAATACTGAAGAGCTAACAGGGTCAGGAGATTTTCAGGTAGAAGGTACGGAAGTAATGATCATTAGCGCTAACCTGAGTTATCCTACGTACGTTGCAGCACCTATAACTGAAGACAGAAAACCGGCAATAATCCTGATACACTCATTCAGAGGAATGGAACCAGGATATATCGAACTTATCGACAGGTTTGCTTCTGATGGATATGTGGTAGTGGCTCCTGAGTGGCAGAGCTTTGAGACATCCCCATCTGATGAAGTTGTAGAACAATTGATAAGGGATTCTGTTGACTATGCAAGAACAAGGTCTGATGTAAATACCGACCTTCTTGGACTGACAGGCTTCTGTGCAGGTGGAAGATATACTATGCTATTACTTCCTGAGATCAAGGATTTCAATTCCGGGGTCGCATGGTATGGTTTCCCATATTCAGGAGGAGATGAGAACCGACCATTTGCACCTGCTGATGTGATAGAGGGACTTGATGCTCCCATGTTGATCATCCACGGGACTCATGACCAGCCCAGCAATATATCGGATATCTACAGATATTGCACTGAACTGGATAACGCCGGCAAATACTTTGAATTGAAGGTATATCAGGGTCAACCACATGGTTTCATGCTTGAGGATGGCCAGCTTTCACAGAGTTTTGAAGCCGAGGATGCTTACTGGCAGATGGTTACATTCTTTGACAGGACATTGGGCTAA
- a CDS encoding winged helix-turn-helix domain-containing protein: MKKPLLDVVFSSRKRRDTLILLQEAPQEMDYLLKSLDTNRQALLPQVKILEKHYLVTKSDDVYELTKIGKLIVDEVKPLLDTVSVFDSDIEYWGTHDLNFIPPYLLKRLHELSPCKVISKISPAQLYEPSENVIEKAKHSKVQTSVTTFLFPNFASILKDFTKNGVKMRLIVTQKLLSKIRDEMEEIRFLLNNGNHEVFLYSKEMNFASFGTNDFCFMARALTKKGEYDMKYIMSCEPSAIQWGNELFEYYLKDSIPISDV, from the coding sequence ATGAAGAAACCATTGCTGGATGTTGTATTTAGTTCTAGAAAAAGAAGAGATACACTTATACTGTTGCAAGAAGCCCCTCAGGAAATGGATTATCTTCTTAAGTCACTGGATACAAACAGACAGGCTTTACTACCCCAAGTTAAGATTTTGGAAAAACATTATCTTGTTACTAAATCTGATGATGTTTATGAGTTAACTAAAATTGGTAAACTAATTGTTGATGAAGTGAAGCCTTTGTTGGACACAGTAAGTGTCTTTGATTCTGACATTGAATACTGGGGAACCCATGACTTGAATTTTATTCCCCCATACCTTTTAAAGAGGCTTCATGAGCTTTCTCCATGTAAGGTGATCTCTAAAATCTCTCCTGCCCAGCTATATGAACCAAGTGAGAATGTTATCGAAAAAGCAAAGCATTCTAAAGTTCAGACATCTGTAACCACATTTCTTTTTCCCAACTTTGCATCGATACTTAAGGACTTCACTAAAAACGGAGTTAAGATGCGTTTGATAGTTACCCAAAAACTCCTTTCCAAAATAAGAGATGAGATGGAGGAGATAAGATTCCTATTAAATAATGGTAATCATGAAGTATTCCTGTACTCCAAAGAAATGAATTTTGCATCTTTTGGTACTAACGATTTTTGCTTTATGGCGAGGGCATTAACTAAAAAAGGAGAGTACGATATGAAATACATAATGTCTTGCGAACCTTCTGCAATTCAGTGGGGAAATGAACTATTCGAATATTACCTGAAAGATTCCATTCCGATATCTGATGTATGA